In Puntigrus tetrazona isolate hp1 chromosome 18, ASM1883169v1, whole genome shotgun sequence, one genomic interval encodes:
- the LOC122362954 gene encoding LOW QUALITY PROTEIN: G2/mitotic-specific cyclin-B1-like (The sequence of the model RefSeq protein was modified relative to this genomic sequence to represent the inferred CDS: inserted 2 bases in 1 codon), which produces MFSILLLNIPDVDSADAGDAQMCSEYVCDIYAYLQQLEVAMAIRPCHLEGQEVAXRHAAVSIDWVMQVQREFRLSQETLFMTVGIIDRFLQNNPVPRKYLQLLCVTAMLLASKYEELYPPTVGDFAFVTDGAYSCGDIRRMERIVLKRLNYSLGRPLPSHFLQRVCKIGQAGPRERELASFLTELMVLDYDLVHVPPSLSAAAAFQASRTILGSGSWGSV; this is translated from the exons ATGTTCTCCATCCTGTTGCTCAACATCCCAGACGTGGACTCGGCGGACGCTGGAGATGCCCAGATGTGCAGTGAATACGTGTGTGACATCTACGCTTATTTACAGCAGCTCGAG GTAGCGATGGCCATCAGGCCGTGTCATCTGGAGGGTCAGGAGGTGGC GCGGCATGCGGCGGTCTCCATCGACTGGGTCATGCAGGTTCAGAGAGAGTTCAGACTGTCACAGGAGACTCTCTTCATGACCGTCGGCATCATCGACCGCTTCCTTCAG aataacCCGGTGCCCAGGAAGTATTTGCAGCTGCTCTGTGTGACTGCGATGCTGCTGGCGTCTAAGTATGAGGAGCTCTACCCGCCCACGGTTGGAGACTTTGCGTTTGTGACGGATGGGGCATACAGCTGTGGAGACATCCGGAGGATGGAGAGAATTGTCTTAAAGCGCTTGAACTACAGCCTCGGCCGACCCCTTCCTTCTCACTTCCTGCAGAGGGTCTGTAAGATTGGACAG GCCGGTCCGAGGGAGCGCGAGCTGGCCTCCTTCCTGACGGAGCTGATGGTTCTGGACTATGATCTGGTCCATGTTCCTCCGTCTCTCAGCGCAGCGGCTGCGTTTCAGGCGTCTCGGACGATTCTGGGCTCGGGCTcgtgg GGAAGCGTGTGA